Within Hydrogenophaga sp. PAMC20947, the genomic segment TATTTGCCCACGGTCAAAGAAACCTTCGCCATGCTGGCCGACAGCGGCATGAAGCACCTGGCGCCCCACGCCAAGACCGCCATCGATGGCGGCTACATTCGCCCGTCCAAGCGCGTGTTCGACAACAGCAAGGTCAGCGATCACTTTGCCATCATCCCCACGCTGCAAGCCCCGAGCGGGTTGAGCGAAGCCGAACAGAAGCTCTACGACCTCGTCGTGCGCCGCTTCCTGGCCGTGTTTTTCCCGTCGGCCGAATTCACAGTGACAACGCGCATCACTTCCATCAGTGCCCCCACGCTCCCCGCTTCGCGTGGTTCGCTGCCCCCCGAGGGGGCTGCCGAAGTCTTGGGGCGGCCCGGCGACTCGGCCCGCGTCGTCCACCATTTCAAAACCGAAGGCAAGGTCCTGGTCAAACCGGGCTGGATGGCGGTCTACGGCAAAGAAGCAGCCGAAGACGTGACCGATGCCAAAGAGGGCGACAAGGGGCAAAACCTCGTGCCGGTGCGCGAAGGCGAATCCGTGCGTGCTGAAAGCGTCGACCCCAAGGCCCTGAAAACCAAGCCGCCCGCGCGCTATTCGGAAGCCACGCTGCTGGGCGCCATGGAAGGCGCAGGCAAGCTGGTGGACGATGACGAGTTGCGCCTGGCCATGCAGGAAAAAGGCCTGGGAACGCCCGCCACGCGCGCGGCGACCATAGAAGGTTTGTTGACCGAAAAATACATGCTGCGCGAAGGCAGGGAAATGATTCCCACCGCCAAGGCCTTCCAGCTCATGACGCTGCTGCGTGGCCTGGGCGTGCAAGAGCTCTCCAAGGCCGAACTCACGGGCGAGTGGGAATACAAGCTGTCGCAGATGGAGCAGGGCAAGCTCAGCCGCGCCGAATTCATGGGCGACATCGCCTCCATGACCGAGCGCATGGTGATGAAGGCCAAGGAGTACGACCGCGACACCATCCCGGGCAACTACGCCACCCTGGAAACGCCCTGCCCGACTTGCGGCGGTGTGGTGAAAGAAAACTACCGCCGCTACACCTGCACGGGCAAAGACGGTGCCGGCGAAGGCTGTGGGTTCTCTTTCGGCAAATCGCCGGCTGGGCGCACCTTTGAGCCCGAAGAAGCCGAGTTGCTGCTGGCGAACAAACACATTGGCCCTCTGGAGGGTTTCCGCTCCAAAGCGGGCTGGCCTTTTGTGGCCGAAATCGTCATCAAGTTCAACGAAGAAGACAAGAACTGGAAGCTGGAATTCGACTTCGGCGACGACAAGAAAAACGAAGAATCCGGCGAGATCGTTGACTTCACCGGAAGCGAAAGCCTGGGGGCATGCCCCATCTGCGGCAGCCCGGTGTTTGAGCACGGCAGCAACTTCGTCTGTTCCAAGACCGTGCCCACCGAGGCCCAGCCCACACCGAGCTGCACCTTCAAGAGTGGCAAGATCATCTTGCAGCAACCTGTCGAGCGCGAGCAGATGCAAAAGCTGCTGGCCAACGGCAAGACCGATTTGCTGGACAAGTTTGTCTCCATGCGCACGCGCCGTTCGTTCAAGGCCTTCCTGACCTGGGATGCCGAGGCGGGCAAGGTGAACTTCACGTTTGAGCCGCGCACCTCCAAGTTCCCTCCGCGCAAGACGGCGGCTGGAGCCCCGGCCAAAACGGCGGCCGCCAAGAAGGCCGCTCCGGCCAAGAAGGCCGCGGCCAAAAAGACGGCGGCTGCCAAGACGCCCAAAGCACCACGCAAGACCACCGCGGCCAGCGGCAAGCAACCCAGCCCCGCCCTGATCGCCGTGATCGGTGACGGCCTGGTCTCAAGGCCCGAGGTCACGAAAAAGCTATGGGACTACATCAAGGCGCAGGGGCTGCAAGACGCGGCGGACAAGCGCAAGATCAACGCCGATGCCAAGCTGGAGGCCGTGTTCGGCAAGCCGCAGGTGACCATGTTCGAAATCGCCAAGCTGATCGGCCCGCATCTCAGCTAAGCCGATCTAAACCCTTCCCCCATCGACAAGGAAATACGCCCCATGAGCCTGAAACTGTTTTTCGCCCCCGGGGCGTGTTCTTTTGTGCCCCACGCCATGCTGGAAATCGCGGGCGTCAATTTTGAACCGGCCATGATCAAGCTGCACAAGGGCGAGCAGCGCACGGCCGACTACCTCTTGCTCAACCCCCGCGGGCAGGTGCCGGTGCTGGTGGACGAAGGCGATGTGATCACCCAGATCGTGGCCATCCTGCTGCACCTGGACGCCAAGCTGCCGCAGGCCCATATCTTCCCCGCCTCGGGTCAGGCGCGAACCCATGCGCTCTCGATGCTGGCCTGGATGAACAACACCGTGCACCCCACGTTCACGCACTTCTTCATGCCGCAGAAGTTCAGCGACGACGAAGCGGCGCAGCAAGCCATGCGCACGTTTGCCGTGGAGCGTTACCGCGAATGCCTGCAAGAAATTGAAGCCCTGGCCGCCAAGGCTTCACCCTGGCTGTTCGGCGAACACCCGGGTGCTGTGGATGCTTATGCGCTCACCTTGCTGCGCTGGGGTGGTTATGCCGGCATCGATCCGACCACCCTGCCCGCCACGTGGGCGCTGGTGCAGCGCTTTGCCGCTTTGCCCGCCGTGGCGCAAGCGGTGGAGCGGGAGCGCCTGCAGCTGAATGTGTACCAGGCCCCAGCGACTTGATCGCTGGCGGCAACGCTTCGGGTCAGGTTGACCCTGCTGGGCGCCGGGCCTCATAACCGCTTGCCATCCCTGTGAAAACAAGACGGACCAACGCCGTTGTCGCTTTGACCGCAAACGGGTATCAAGCGCCCATGTGTGCGCTTTGCAAGGCTTGCAGAAATGCCTGGGCCATCCGCAGCGGCCCGGGCGCATGGCGCCAGATGCAGGCAAAGCGGCAGTCGTAGCGCAACACGGCGGGCGCCACGGCCCGCATTTGCCCGGCTTCCACAAACTGCCGAGCATAGTGATCGGGCAAAAAACCCACGTAAGCGCCCGAGAGAACGAGCGTGGCCACGGCCTCTTGGTCTGAGGCGGTGGCCGCGCGCTCCAGGCGGCGGGCGTGGGTGAGGGCCATGTTGGGTGAGTGGTATCCCAGGGCAGCGAGTTGTTGCTGGCTCAGGGCCGTCCAGTCGCGGGCGGCGTCGCCCGTGCTGTCGACCCAGGGATGGTCTGCGCTCGCATACAGCTGCATGGTTTCACCAAACAGGTCCAGGTAGTCCAGGCTCTCCGAGCGCCGGTGCTCGGGGATGATCCCCAGGTGGTATTGCCCGTCAATCACACCCCGCTCGATCATGCCAATGGGCCCCACATGCAGGTGCAGGTGAACCTGTGGCGCGATGTCGCGGAACTGGCGAATGGCCTGCGGGATGTGCGAGGCCGGATTGGAGGCGGTTTTTTCAAACAGCGCCACGTGCAGGTCGCCGCCCATGCGGCGGTGGATGTCGTGCAGCTGGCCGCGAAAGGCGTCGGTGGCCGCGAGCAGGTGTTGGGCGGCAGCGTACACCTGGGTGCCCTCGGGGGTCAGGGCGAAGCCGCTGCGCCCGCGCCGGCACAACACCAGCCCCAGCCGGGTTTCCAGGTCCTTCACATGGCGGCTGATGGTGGACATGGCGAGGTTGAGCTCCAGCTCGGCCGCCGCCATGCCGCCGCAGTCGGCCACAGCCCGAAACACCCTCAGGAGGCGCAAATCCACGTCGGCCATCTGGCCGATCAGGGCCTTGGCTTTATGTTGCATAAATTGTCAAGTAAAGTGGTGTGAGTTGTCATTTTCATTGAGTGACAAGATTCTGACAATGGCCTGTCTGACCACCCCTTTCTTGAAAGCCTCGCATGGACCTCAGCGATACCCAGCAATTGCAACAACCCGCCATCCGCACCGACGCCGAGTGGCTGGCGGCCCACTGGATGCCGTTCAGCGGCAACCGCCAGTTCCAGCAGGATCCACGCCTGATCGTGCGCGGCGAGGGCGCGTACTACACGACCGCCGATGGCCGTCAGGTGTTCGACGGCCTGTCGGGGTTGTGGTGTTGTGGCCTGGGTCATGGGCGCAAGGAAATCGTGCAGGCGGTGAGCCAGCAAATCGCCACGCTGGACTATTCGCCTGCGTTCAACTTTGCACACCCGCTCTCCTTTGAGCTGGCCAACAAGATCGTGGAGCGCATGCCCGAGGGCCTCAACCGCGTGTTTTTCACGGGATCGGGCTCCGAGTCGGCCGACACCGCCTTGAAAATGGCCCGCGCTTACTGGCGCGTGCGTGGACAGGCGAGCAAGACCCGTCTGATTGGGCGCCTCAAGGGCTACCACGGTGTGAACTTTGGCGGCATTTCGGTGGGTGGCATTCTGGGCAACCGCAAGCACTTTGGACAGGGCATTGAGGCCGATCACCTGCCCCACACACAGCCGGTGAACGGCACTTTTGCGCGCGGCATGCCCAAGACCGGCGCCGAGCTCGCCGACGAGTTGCTCAACGTGATCGGGCTGCACGACGCGTCCAACATCGCCGCCGTCATCGTCGAGCCGTTTTCGGGTTCAGCGGGTGTGATCATCCCGCCTGAGGGCTATCTGCAGCGCTTGCGCGAGATCTGCACGGCCCACAACATCCTGCTGATTTTCGACGAGGTCATCACTGGTTTCGGCCGCACGGGTTACTGGACCGGGGCCGAAGCGTTTGGCGTCACGCCCGACATCCTCACCTTCGCCAAGCAGATCACCAATGGCACGCAGCCGCTCGGCGGCGTGGTCGTCAAGCAGGACATCTGCGACACCTTCATGGCCGCTGGCGGCCCCGACTACGCCATCGAGTTTCCCCACGGCTACACCTACTCGGCCCATCCTGTGGCCTGTGCCGCGGGCCTGGCTTCGCTGGATCTGCTCGGCAGCGACCATGCGCTGGAGCGCGTGCGCGAGCTCACGCCGGTGTTGGAGCAGGCGGTTCACGGCCTCAAAGGGGTCAAGCATGTGGCCGATGTGCGCAACTTTGGTCTTGCCGCCGGCATCACCATTGACCCGCTGCCGGGCGAGCCCGCGCGCCGGCCTTTCGAGATCGCGATGGCCATGTACAAGAAGGGCTTTTATGTGCGCAATGGGGGCGACACCATCCAGCTCGCGCCGCCGTTCATCAGCACGCCGGCGGAGATCGATCGCATGGTGAGCGCGCTGGGCGAGACGCTGCAAGAACAAGCCTGAGGACCCGGCTGCGTGCCCAGCGTGATGTGGGGTGCATCGATCCCATCACACGCGGTGTTCGCGTTGGCCATCAAGGCACCCGACCCAGGCGCCACGGCTTGAGCTCAGTCCTCTGACGGGTGGGCTTTGGGTGCAAACCGCACCGACACCCGCAAGCCCCGGTGGGTGGGGTTGTTGTGGGCGTCTTCCATGTGCACCGTGGCGCCATGCTGCTGGGCGATTTCATGAACGATGGCCAGGCCCAGCCCCGAGCCGTCGACGTTGGTCCCCAGCGCACGGTAAAACGGCTGCAACACCAGCTCGCGCTCGTTCTCCGGAATGCCCGGGCCGTTGTCTTCCACTTGCAGAATCTGCACGCCGCTGAAGCGGTCGAAGAGCACATGCGCGGTCACCACGCCTCCCTTTCCCGAGTAGTGCACGGCGTTGTCGACCAGGTTGCGCACCATTTCCTGCAGCAGGGTGGGGTTGCCGTCCATGATGCCGTTGGGCGGCATCATGTCGGGGCCGTCGTAGCCGAGGTCGACGCCGTGTTCCAGCGCACGCGGCACCGAGTCGCGCACCACGCCGGTCACCAGCCGGGCCAGGTCGATCTGTGCCGTGGGCAGGGTGCGTCCGGTGGTTTCCGCGCGGGCCAGAGCCAACAGCTGGTTGACGGTGTGGGTCGCGCGCGTGCTGGCGCGTGCAATCTGCTGCAGCGAGCCCCGGATCTCCTGGGGGTCGCTCTCCCGCTGCGCCAGCTCGGCCTGCATGCGCAAGCCCGCCAGCGGTGTCTTGAGCTGGTGGGCCGCGTCCGCCAGAAAGCGTTTTTGCGTGGTGAGCGAGGCTTTCAACCGCGTCAGCAAATCGTTGATCGATGAGACCAGCGGCGCCACTTCCTGGGGGATGAACGATTCTTCGATGGGGCTCAGATCATCGGGCTTGCGGGCCCGAATGCGCTGCTCCAGCTCGTTGAGCGGGCGGATGCCGCGCACCAGCGCCAGCCACACCAGCAACACCGCCAGCGGCAAGATGACAAACTGCGGCACCATCACGCCCTTGATGATTTCCGTGGCCAGGGTGGAGCGCTTGCCCTTGGTCTCGGCCACCTGCATCAGCACCAGGTGGCGGGGATCGCTGGTGCGCGAAAGCCAGGCGTAGGCCACCCGCACTTCGTCGCCGCGCACCGTGTCGTTGCGCAGCATCACACGGCCTGGCTCCGGGGTTTCGTTGTCCTGGGGCAGCGGAAAATCGCCTTCGCCGCTGATCAGCAAGTGGCTGCGCGGGTCCAGCACCTGGTAGTAAACAAGATCGCTGTCGTCGGCCCGCAGCAGATCGCGCGCTTGCGGCGCGAGACGGAAGCTGACCACGTTGTCATGGGCCACCACAAACTGCGTGAGCGCCAGCAGGTTGAACTCCAGCGCGCGGTCAAACGGCTTGCTGGCAATGCCCTGCGCCACAAACCAGGTCAAGGCCAGAGAGAGCGGCCACAGCAAAAGCAGCGGCGTGAGCATCCAGTCCAGGATTTCACCAAACAGGCTGCGTTGTTCCCGTTGGAACAGGCCGAAGGACATCGGACCGAAACGCTCGTCCGCCGGGACGGGCGCCTCACCCGACGCGGCGGAGTCAGGGTTTGTTGACACGGGTTCTTTTTCGAGCGGAAACAGAAGGCGAGCGGTGCCAGCAGAGCTTAGCCGGGGATCTTTTCAAGGCAATAACCCAGACCGCGAACGGTGGCGATGCGGATCGGTCCTTTTTCGATTTTCTTGCGCAGGCGGTGGATGTACACCTCAATGGCGTTGTTGCTGACCTCTTCACCCCATTCGCACAACCGCTCGACCAGCTGATCCTTGCTCACCAGCCGGCCTGAGCGCTGCAGCAAGACCTCCAGCAACCCCAGCTCACGTGCGGACAGCTCGATCATCTTGCCGTCGATGGTGGCCACACGGCCCGCCTGGTCGTATTCCAGCGGTCCGTGCTTGATGCAAGAGGTTGCACCCCCCATGCCGCGTCGGGTGAGCGCGCGCACGCGGGCTTCCAGCTCCTGCAGTGAAAACGGCTTGGCCATGTAGTCGTCGGCGCCGTAGTCCAGGCCTTTGACGCGTTCCTCCACGCTGTCGGCGGCGGTCAGGATCAACACCGGGACGGTGGAGCCTCGCGAGCGCAAGCGCTTGAGCACTTCGAGGCCGTGCATTTTGGGCAGCCCCAGATCCAGGATCAGCAGATCGAACTCGTTGTTCGTCATCAGCGCGGCGTCGGCTTCGCTGCCGCTGGCGACATGATCGACCGCGGCGCCGGCAGCGCGCAAGCTTCGCAACAGGCCATCGGCCAGTACCTGGTCATCTTCTGCAATCAGGATGCGCATCCAAGTCTCCTCGTGGGCCTGCGGAAGGCGGCCCCTTTTGTTGTGACGGACCCCGCTGCAGGGCCCCAGGTCGGTGTTGACCACACGGGCCGCGCCCGAATGGCACATGAAACGCCAGCCTCAAGCCATTCTAGGCCGTGATGCCTCGTGTTTTGCGCCCGTGACCCCCGGGGTTTCACCCAGAGACGCGGCGGGACGGGGGGCCGGAAGCCTCAAGGCCATAGGCCTCCAGACCCAGGGTGACCACCGTGGCCACCTCATTGCCCACCAGTCCGTGGAATTCCGTCTGGGCCTGGTCCACCGCGTGCCGAAAGGCCGCCAGCCACAGCAAACCCGTCGCAGTGAACACGATGCGGCGTGCGCGTGCGTCGAGTGGATCGGGTTCGCGCCGCACCAGATCCCACGCCTCACACTGGTCCACCAGGTGGCCCATGGCCTGCTTGGTCATGCCCGCCGCCTGTGCCAGCACGGTCAGCCGTGAACCCTGCAAACCCAGGTGGCGGGTGATGTGGACATGGGCCGCTCCGATCTGATCGCGGGCGGCCAGGTTGGACAGCGCCAGCGGCACATTCGCGTCGTGCGCCATCAGGTGCAGCACCCGCTCATCAAACCGGCGCAGCGCCAGCCCCATGAGCCGACCCAGGTGCGTTTGGCGCCAGCGGTCATCGGGGGTGTGGGGAGGGCTGTCGGTCATGTGGATCGGTTCAAACGGTTTCCGGGGCGCTCGCCGTGGTCCCCTTGAGGAGGAAGGCGCGAAGCGGCGCAGGGGGGAGGCTCATATAGTAAACTAAACTGACCAAAATATGGCTTGTTGGGGAAGTATCTCGCGATAGACTCCTGTTCAAGCATCCAGCCTGTACGCAATCACACAGGCCGGAAAGCGAACCCCCACTCATGGCACAACAACCGATCATCAAGGAGCCCACCATGGACGCAGCCGTCAAACCCAATCCCCTCAACGCCGAAAAAGCCAAGGCCCTGCAGGCCGCGCTGGCCCAGATCGAAAAGCAGTTCGGCAAGGGCACCATCATGCGTCTGGGCGAAGGCGAGGTGATCGAAGATATCCAGGTCGTGTCCACCGGCTCGCTGGGTCTGGACATCGCCCTGGGCGTCGGCGGCCTGCCGCGCGGCCGGGTGGTCGAGATCTACGGCCCTGAATCTTCGGGCAAGACCACGCTGACCCTGCAGGTGATTGCCGAAATGCAAAAGCTGAGCGGGCAGTGCGCCTT encodes:
- a CDS encoding DNA topoisomerase III produces the protein MKTLVIAEKPSVAQDIVRALTPVAGKFEKHDDHFESETYVVTSAVGHLVEIAAPEQFDVKRGKWSFAHLPVLPPYFDLKPIDKTKSRLSAVVRLAKRKDVSRLINACDAGREGELIFRLIEQYAGGLKGGQYAGLGKPVKRLWLQSMTPAAIRDGFEHLKTDEQMQGLADAARSRSEADWMVGINGTRAMTAFNSRDGGFFLTTVGRVQTPTLSIVVEREEKIRAHRSRDYWEIHGGFLAEAGEYPGKWFNPDFKKPTAQQIEEGADAELRADRLWSEREAIEVADAVRGKTASVKEESKPTTQASGLLYDLTSLQREANGRFGFSAKTTLQLAQSLYERHKALTYPRTDSRALPEDYLPTVKETFAMLADSGMKHLAPHAKTAIDGGYIRPSKRVFDNSKVSDHFAIIPTLQAPSGLSEAEQKLYDLVVRRFLAVFFPSAEFTVTTRITSISAPTLPASRGSLPPEGAAEVLGRPGDSARVVHHFKTEGKVLVKPGWMAVYGKEAAEDVTDAKEGDKGQNLVPVREGESVRAESVDPKALKTKPPARYSEATLLGAMEGAGKLVDDDELRLAMQEKGLGTPATRAATIEGLLTEKYMLREGREMIPTAKAFQLMTLLRGLGVQELSKAELTGEWEYKLSQMEQGKLSRAEFMGDIASMTERMVMKAKEYDRDTIPGNYATLETPCPTCGGVVKENYRRYTCTGKDGAGEGCGFSFGKSPAGRTFEPEEAELLLANKHIGPLEGFRSKAGWPFVAEIVIKFNEEDKNWKLEFDFGDDKKNEESGEIVDFTGSESLGACPICGSPVFEHGSNFVCSKTVPTEAQPTPSCTFKSGKIILQQPVEREQMQKLLANGKTDLLDKFVSMRTRRSFKAFLTWDAEAGKVNFTFEPRTSKFPPRKTAAGAPAKTAAAKKAAPAKKAAAKKTAAAKTPKAPRKTTAASGKQPSPALIAVIGDGLVSRPEVTKKLWDYIKAQGLQDAADKRKINADAKLEAVFGKPQVTMFEIAKLIGPHLS
- a CDS encoding glutathione S-transferase N-terminal domain-containing protein gives rise to the protein MSLKLFFAPGACSFVPHAMLEIAGVNFEPAMIKLHKGEQRTADYLLLNPRGQVPVLVDEGDVITQIVAILLHLDAKLPQAHIFPASGQARTHALSMLAWMNNTVHPTFTHFFMPQKFSDDEAAQQAMRTFAVERYRECLQEIEALAAKASPWLFGEHPGAVDAYALTLLRWGGYAGIDPTTLPATWALVQRFAALPAVAQAVERERLQLNVYQAPAT
- a CDS encoding LysR family transcriptional regulator, encoding MQHKAKALIGQMADVDLRLLRVFRAVADCGGMAAAELELNLAMSTISRHVKDLETRLGLVLCRRGRSGFALTPEGTQVYAAAQHLLAATDAFRGQLHDIHRRMGGDLHVALFEKTASNPASHIPQAIRQFRDIAPQVHLHLHVGPIGMIERGVIDGQYHLGIIPEHRRSESLDYLDLFGETMQLYASADHPWVDSTGDAARDWTALSQQQLAALGYHSPNMALTHARRLERAATASDQEAVATLVLSGAYVGFLPDHYARQFVEAGQMRAVAPAVLRYDCRFACIWRHAPGPLRMAQAFLQALQSAHMGA
- a CDS encoding aspartate aminotransferase family protein; this encodes MDLSDTQQLQQPAIRTDAEWLAAHWMPFSGNRQFQQDPRLIVRGEGAYYTTADGRQVFDGLSGLWCCGLGHGRKEIVQAVSQQIATLDYSPAFNFAHPLSFELANKIVERMPEGLNRVFFTGSGSESADTALKMARAYWRVRGQASKTRLIGRLKGYHGVNFGGISVGGILGNRKHFGQGIEADHLPHTQPVNGTFARGMPKTGAELADELLNVIGLHDASNIAAVIVEPFSGSAGVIIPPEGYLQRLREICTAHNILLIFDEVITGFGRTGYWTGAEAFGVTPDILTFAKQITNGTQPLGGVVVKQDICDTFMAAGGPDYAIEFPHGYTYSAHPVACAAGLASLDLLGSDHALERVRELTPVLEQAVHGLKGVKHVADVRNFGLAAGITIDPLPGEPARRPFEIAMAMYKKGFYVRNGGDTIQLAPPFISTPAEIDRMVSALGETLQEQA
- a CDS encoding sensor histidine kinase: MSFGLFQREQRSLFGEILDWMLTPLLLLWPLSLALTWFVAQGIASKPFDRALEFNLLALTQFVVAHDNVVSFRLAPQARDLLRADDSDLVYYQVLDPRSHLLISGEGDFPLPQDNETPEPGRVMLRNDTVRGDEVRVAYAWLSRTSDPRHLVLMQVAETKGKRSTLATEIIKGVMVPQFVILPLAVLLVWLALVRGIRPLNELEQRIRARKPDDLSPIEESFIPQEVAPLVSSINDLLTRLKASLTTQKRFLADAAHQLKTPLAGLRMQAELAQRESDPQEIRGSLQQIARASTRATHTVNQLLALARAETTGRTLPTAQIDLARLVTGVVRDSVPRALEHGVDLGYDGPDMMPPNGIMDGNPTLLQEMVRNLVDNAVHYSGKGGVVTAHVLFDRFSGVQILQVEDNGPGIPENERELVLQPFYRALGTNVDGSGLGLAIVHEIAQQHGATVHMEDAHNNPTHRGLRVSVRFAPKAHPSED
- a CDS encoding response regulator transcription factor; the encoded protein is MRILIAEDDQVLADGLLRSLRAAGAAVDHVASGSEADAALMTNNEFDLLILDLGLPKMHGLEVLKRLRSRGSTVPVLILTAADSVEERVKGLDYGADDYMAKPFSLQELEARVRALTRRGMGGATSCIKHGPLEYDQAGRVATIDGKMIELSARELGLLEVLLQRSGRLVSKDQLVERLCEWGEEVSNNAIEVYIHRLRKKIEKGPIRIATVRGLGYCLEKIPG
- a CDS encoding MarR family winged helix-turn-helix transcriptional regulator; translated protein: MTDSPPHTPDDRWRQTHLGRLMGLALRRFDERVLHLMAHDANVPLALSNLAARDQIGAAHVHITRHLGLQGSRLTVLAQAAGMTKQAMGHLVDQCEAWDLVRREPDPLDARARRIVFTATGLLWLAAFRHAVDQAQTEFHGLVGNEVATVVTLGLEAYGLEASGPPSRRVSG